One window from the genome of Nitrospirota bacterium encodes:
- a CDS encoding carboxypeptidase regulatory-like domain-containing protein: MRGFGKGIVLTAIAFLFAGAPVFGYEEAPVANGGAVSGKVSFKGAVPAPKTFDLEKFPQPKFCGKVDTDGKGHRLLHEVSVGKDGGLKDVVVAIEKIEKGKPFKFAGTDTTADTCRFLVQGGPSQFVGVVVKKAEFRVKNLDADPSDPKAATGVLHNPHLYEEKGSSNSTIFNLPLPDKGQTINKPVIQRKPESTFHLQCDQHNYMNSYYFPVANPYYAIVGEDGTFTIDGIPPGEYEIHAWHPTLGLQEAHVTVAAGGKASANFSFAAK; the protein is encoded by the coding sequence ATGCGTGGTTTTGGAAAAGGGATTGTTTTAACCGCAATTGCATTCCTGTTTGCCGGGGCGCCGGTATTCGGGTACGAAGAGGCTCCAGTTGCGAATGGAGGAGCGGTGAGTGGAAAAGTGTCGTTTAAAGGGGCGGTTCCTGCTCCCAAGACATTTGATCTTGAAAAATTTCCTCAGCCAAAATTCTGCGGCAAGGTGGACACGGATGGAAAAGGACATCGACTCCTTCATGAAGTCAGTGTCGGGAAAGACGGCGGACTAAAAGACGTCGTCGTTGCCATCGAAAAGATTGAAAAAGGGAAGCCCTTTAAATTTGCCGGAACAGATACCACGGCGGATACCTGCCGGTTTTTGGTTCAAGGCGGTCCTTCTCAGTTTGTGGGGGTTGTGGTGAAAAAAGCTGAATTCCGCGTGAAAAACCTGGATGCCGATCCTTCCGATCCTAAAGCCGCAACGGGGGTTCTTCATAATCCTCATTTATATGAAGAGAAGGGTTCGAGCAATTCGACGATATTTAACCTTCCTCTTCCGGATAAAGGTCAAACCATTAATAAGCCCGTAATTCAGAGAAAACCGGAAAGCACTTTTCATCTGCAATGCGACCAGCACAACTATATGAATTCCTATTACTTTCCGGTGGCCAACCCCTATTACGCCATTGTCGGCGAAGACGGGACTTTCACCATTGATGGAATTCCTCCCGGGGAATATGAAATTCATGCCTGGCATCCGACGTTAGGGTTGCAGGAAGCGCATGTGACTGTCGCGGCGGGAGGAAAAGCTTCAGCGAACTTTTCGTTTGCCGCAAAGTAG
- a CDS encoding formylglycine-generating enzyme family protein, which yields MNKYLVYIFFSIMLVFVVVIQVAIKRGSKTATPASRPQDEPFTPLSEKIKKTTEGFAKAEANIKVVKINEEYETMVAIPAGYFTLGDSSGDFSVRPGRKVFLQVYAIDKYETTFAQYYEFVAKTGHRKPRLAGYLAVGSEGLPLLMNPYNPVVGVSWEDAKDYCLWKKKRLPTEAEWEKAAKGVNQQKWPWGNEENLLNANFAGDKDGYFYTAPVGSFKMDKSPLGVYDMAGNVMEWVNDWYDQNAYKTLLNLNPSGPETGQSKVIRGGSWNDSILRGEATIRFKMLPEYRDVTIGFRCAKSA from the coding sequence TTGAACAAATACCTCGTTTATATTTTCTTTTCCATCATGCTGGTTTTTGTGGTGGTTATCCAGGTGGCTATCAAACGGGGCAGCAAGACCGCCACCCCGGCCTCCAGGCCGCAGGACGAACCTTTCACCCCCCTCTCTGAAAAAATTAAAAAGACAACGGAAGGTTTTGCAAAAGCAGAAGCCAATATTAAAGTTGTAAAAATAAATGAGGAATATGAGACGATGGTCGCTATTCCTGCGGGTTATTTTACGCTGGGCGATTCTTCAGGAGATTTTTCCGTCCGCCCTGGCCGGAAGGTTTTTTTACAGGTCTACGCTATTGATAAATATGAAACGACATTTGCGCAATACTATGAGTTTGTCGCTAAAACCGGACATCGAAAACCGCGGTTAGCCGGATATCTGGCAGTCGGTTCAGAGGGACTGCCTCTTTTGATGAATCCTTACAATCCCGTTGTCGGGGTTTCCTGGGAAGATGCGAAAGATTATTGCTTATGGAAAAAGAAAAGGCTTCCCACTGAGGCCGAATGGGAAAAAGCCGCAAAGGGTGTGAATCAGCAAAAATGGCCTTGGGGAAACGAAGAAAATTTGCTCAATGCTAATTTCGCGGGGGATAAAGACGGCTATTTTTATACCGCCCCCGTCGGGAGTTTTAAAATGGATAAAAGCCCTCTTGGTGTTTATGATATGGCTGGAAACGTGATGGAATGGGTTAATGACTGGTATGACCAAAATGCGTATAAAACGTTGTTAAACTTAAATCCTTCCGGACCGGAAACAGGTCAATCTAAAGTGATTCGGGGCGGGTCCTGGAACGATTCTATTCTTAGGGGAGAGGCCACGATCCGGTTTAAAATGCTTCCTGAATACCGGGATGTAACAATCGGATTTAGATGTGCGAAAAGTGCTTGA
- the mtnA gene encoding S-methyl-5-thioribose-1-phosphate isomerase, with amino-acid sequence MIPTIEWKNGMVRMLDQSLLPNKVVYIDCKTYQRVAQGIKALKIRGAPAIGIAAAMGIALAAQSIKAKNIFELKKKLEPVYEIFGKTRPTAVNLFWAIGRMKTFLEETEDLPVDHIKKLLIKASQKILEEDIKTNQTIGLHGNKVIQKKDAILTHCNAGSLATGGYGTALGVIRAAHFSDKNIRVFADETRPVLQGGRLTAWELMEDKIDVTLITDSMAGYLMSRGEINVCIVGADRIARNGDTANKIGTYSVAVLAKNHGIPFYVAAPLSTIDFSLRTGKEIPIEERHPSEVTSVFGKVQIAPKRVKVFNPAFDVTPARYITGIITEKGIFKPKDLKSLAKRF; translated from the coding sequence ATGATACCCACCATTGAATGGAAAAACGGAATGGTCCGAATGCTGGACCAATCCCTCCTCCCCAACAAGGTCGTTTATATCGACTGCAAAACCTACCAAAGAGTAGCTCAAGGAATAAAAGCGTTAAAAATTAGAGGGGCCCCGGCCATTGGGATCGCGGCGGCAATGGGAATCGCTCTGGCGGCGCAATCGATTAAAGCCAAAAATATTTTTGAATTAAAGAAAAAACTGGAGCCCGTTTACGAAATATTTGGAAAAACCAGACCTACCGCGGTCAATCTCTTCTGGGCCATCGGGCGGATGAAAACGTTTCTCGAAGAGACTGAGGATTTGCCCGTTGATCATATCAAAAAACTGTTAATCAAAGCCTCCCAAAAAATCCTCGAAGAAGATATTAAAACGAATCAGACGATCGGTCTTCACGGAAACAAGGTGATTCAAAAGAAGGATGCCATCTTAACCCACTGCAACGCCGGCTCTTTGGCCACAGGAGGTTATGGTACCGCCCTCGGGGTCATCAGGGCTGCCCATTTTTCGGACAAGAATATCCGGGTTTTTGCAGATGAAACCCGCCCTGTTTTGCAAGGAGGACGGCTCACCGCCTGGGAATTGATGGAAGATAAGATAGACGTAACCCTCATTACCGATAGCATGGCGGGCTACCTCATGAGCCGGGGTGAAATTAACGTTTGTATCGTCGGAGCTGATCGAATCGCCAGAAACGGCGATACCGCCAATAAAATAGGAACCTATTCAGTGGCTGTATTGGCCAAAAACCATGGCATTCCTTTTTATGTCGCCGCGCCCCTATCGACGATTGATTTCAGTCTCAGGACAGGGAAAGAAATTCCGATCGAAGAGCGACACCCCTCCGAGGTGACGTCGGTTTTTGGAAAAGTCCAAATTGCTCCCAAAAGGGTAAAAGTTTTTAATCCCGCCTTCGATGTAACCCCTGCCAGGTACATTACCGGAATTATTACCGAAAAAGGAATTTTCAAACCCAAAGACTTAAAAAGTCTCGCAAAACGCTTTTAA
- the hemG gene encoding protoporphyrinogen oxidase — protein sequence MNGKAVVVGGGITGLSIAYSLKKEGVDVSLFEKERAAGGFIRSENKGGYLIELGPNSLLNINAQLDGFCHELGLDQEKIFQSQESKSRYILKNGTMVPLPRTPKEFIFTPLLSFTGKMRVVAEPFISPLPFKKNESISQFVQRRFGKEFLNYVVDPMIEGIYAGDPETLSMEATFSRLCLLEERYGSLLKGFVKKRKEEKRDKRIDLFSFKNGMGSLTQTLAKIIGEGFENETDITSLSKKASERRKFVLTANHKGKGMTRQIEADSVVLAAPAYESAKLANHLSPGLSKQLESILYAPVIIINFGFPKSNLTKPFQGSGCLIPKKENFSLLGFRVNSNLYPGRAPEGKTILTCFLGGVRNSHMLQKRDDELVNLTLNELKTLVGVKNRPEFVNVTRHPRAIPQYDLSHHLKLEAIEKELSQIPGLYLAGNYLKGVSVWDCLSQGLKLGKSIALKMKCQN from the coding sequence ATGAACGGTAAAGCGGTTGTTGTTGGCGGCGGGATCACCGGACTTTCCATAGCCTATTCTCTAAAGAAAGAAGGTGTCGATGTTTCCCTTTTTGAAAAGGAAAGGGCGGCCGGCGGATTTATCCGAAGCGAAAATAAAGGAGGCTATTTAATTGAATTGGGACCTAATTCCCTTTTAAATATAAACGCCCAGCTGGATGGCTTTTGTCACGAGCTCGGCCTCGACCAGGAAAAGATTTTCCAATCACAAGAGTCTAAATCCCGATATATTTTGAAAAATGGGACGATGGTACCGCTTCCGCGCACCCCGAAAGAATTTATTTTTACCCCCCTGTTAAGCTTTACAGGAAAGATGAGAGTCGTGGCAGAGCCTTTTATTTCTCCGCTTCCCTTTAAAAAAAACGAAAGCATCTCTCAATTTGTCCAAAGGCGGTTTGGAAAAGAATTCCTCAATTATGTCGTTGACCCGATGATAGAAGGAATTTATGCCGGCGATCCGGAAACGCTTTCAATGGAGGCTACTTTTTCAAGGTTATGCCTTCTTGAAGAAAGATACGGAAGCCTTTTAAAAGGTTTTGTAAAGAAGAGAAAGGAGGAAAAACGGGATAAACGAATCGATCTCTTTTCATTTAAAAACGGGATGGGAAGTTTAACCCAAACCCTGGCTAAAATAATCGGGGAAGGGTTTGAGAATGAAACCGACATCACGTCGCTTTCCAAAAAAGCCTCTGAAAGAAGAAAGTTTGTTCTGACAGCAAACCACAAAGGCAAAGGGATGACCAGGCAAATTGAAGCGGATTCGGTTGTTCTGGCCGCTCCGGCGTATGAGTCCGCCAAGCTCGCGAACCATTTGTCGCCTGGCCTTTCAAAGCAACTTGAATCCATTCTCTATGCTCCGGTGATCATTATTAACTTTGGTTTTCCAAAATCGAACCTGACGAAACCTTTTCAAGGTTCGGGGTGTTTAATACCCAAGAAGGAGAATTTCAGCCTTCTTGGGTTTAGAGTCAATTCGAATCTCTACCCGGGGAGAGCTCCTGAAGGAAAGACGATTCTAACCTGTTTTCTGGGAGGGGTGAGAAACAGCCATATGTTACAGAAGAGAGACGATGAGCTGGTTAATCTGACTCTGAATGAATTAAAAACCCTGGTTGGCGTAAAAAATCGACCGGAATTTGTGAATGTTACTCGACATCCACGTGCAATCCCGCAGTATGACTTGTCTCATCATTTAAAACTTGAAGCGATTGAAAAAGAGCTCAGCCAGATTCCCGGACTTTATCTTGCCGGCAATTATTTAAAGGGAGTGTCTGTCTGGGACTGTCTTTCACAGGGGCTGAAATTAGGAAAATCGATTGCGTTGAAGATGAAATGCCAAAATTGA
- a CDS encoding ABC transporter ATP-binding protein, whose product MERNKLKNRGEIKRLLGFLAPYSKVISFAAFLFALVALINLGVLWNVRILVDKVMVHHDFSAVTVIVWTLLLLFLIQSLFSMIQSYTIAWVGQKLVTDFKIKLFCHLESLSLDFFAKRRTGEIISRLTNDVTVIQKIATNIPSDLAKHFVTLFGGLGILFYMNWRLCLMILALIPFLVVVAKLFGRRLKKLSNDLQDHLADNSTLLEEVISGIRIVKSFVREEDEGKRFTRQINRVFDLSMQKSKVMALFVPMITFLTLTAAAMVLWYGSLEIIQGKMTPGDLIAFVLYGGILMLPFSAFARIFSQLKEIQGATERVFELLDLNPMVTENKEALSMGVIQGDVKFNHVNFWYDPGREILKDVSFSVSSGQIVALVGPSGAGKTTLVNLLHRFYDPISGTIEIDGRDIGTVRLKELYSQVGLVPQETFLFGGTIRENILYGRLDATEEEMTEAARAAHVDEFVQTFPMKYETIVGEKGVNLSGGQRQRIAIARAILKNPRILILDEATSSLDNESETLIQDALDHFMADRTTFVIAHRLSTIQSAHLILVMEKGSIVESGNHEELMKKQGLYYRLYNVKLSGLDVSVEK is encoded by the coding sequence ATGGAAAGAAATAAATTAAAAAACCGGGGAGAAATTAAACGGCTTCTTGGTTTTTTAGCCCCCTATTCTAAAGTCATCTCTTTTGCCGCGTTTTTATTCGCTCTGGTTGCTCTGATTAACCTTGGTGTTCTATGGAACGTAAGGATTCTGGTCGATAAAGTAATGGTGCATCATGATTTTTCGGCCGTTACTGTAATCGTCTGGACCCTCCTTCTCTTGTTTTTGATTCAGAGTCTTTTTTCGATGATTCAGAGTTACACCATTGCCTGGGTGGGTCAGAAACTGGTCACCGATTTTAAAATCAAGCTTTTTTGCCATTTAGAAAGTCTTTCTCTTGATTTTTTTGCCAAACGACGGACGGGCGAAATTATTTCCCGATTAACGAATGATGTAACCGTCATTCAAAAGATCGCCACGAATATTCCATCGGATCTGGCGAAGCATTTTGTCACTCTTTTTGGCGGCCTTGGAATCTTGTTTTACATGAACTGGCGCCTCTGTTTGATGATTCTTGCTCTTATTCCTTTTTTGGTTGTCGTGGCAAAACTGTTTGGAAGGAGGCTGAAAAAACTTTCCAATGATCTTCAGGATCATCTGGCGGATAACAGCACCCTGTTGGAAGAGGTGATTTCGGGAATTCGAATTGTAAAATCCTTTGTCAGAGAAGAGGACGAGGGTAAGCGATTTACCCGGCAGATTAACCGGGTTTTTGACTTGTCCATGCAAAAATCGAAGGTCATGGCGCTCTTCGTTCCCATGATCACTTTTTTAACCTTGACCGCCGCGGCCATGGTCCTCTGGTATGGGAGTCTGGAGATCATCCAGGGTAAAATGACGCCGGGCGATTTAATCGCCTTTGTTCTGTATGGCGGGATTTTGATGCTCCCTTTTTCGGCTTTTGCCAGAATTTTTTCTCAGTTGAAGGAGATTCAAGGGGCGACCGAACGGGTTTTTGAGCTTTTGGATTTAAACCCGATGGTAACGGAAAATAAAGAGGCCCTTTCGATGGGTGTCATCCAGGGGGATGTTAAATTCAACCATGTCAATTTCTGGTATGACCCCGGTCGGGAAATCCTGAAAGACGTCAGTTTTTCGGTAAGCAGCGGACAAATTGTTGCTTTAGTCGGTCCGAGCGGCGCCGGCAAAACTACTCTGGTCAATCTTTTACATCGATTCTATGATCCGATCTCCGGAACGATTGAGATCGATGGACGGGATATCGGAACCGTCAGGCTTAAGGAGCTTTATTCCCAGGTGGGTTTAGTTCCGCAAGAAACTTTTCTTTTTGGCGGGACCATTCGTGAAAATATCCTTTACGGAAGGCTTGACGCGACGGAAGAGGAGATGACCGAAGCCGCCAGAGCGGCCCATGTGGATGAATTTGTTCAGACCTTCCCCATGAAATATGAAACGATCGTGGGAGAAAAAGGAGTTAACCTTTCCGGCGGTCAGAGGCAGCGAATTGCGATTGCCCGGGCCATCTTAAAAAACCCGAGAATTTTGATTTTAGACGAAGCGACGTCCTCTCTGGATAACGAATCCGAAACGCTGATCCAGGATGCCCTGGACCATTTTATGGCCGATCGAACCACCTTTGTAATCGCACATCGCCTATCGACGATTCAGTCTGCTCATCTTATCCTGGTGATGGAAAAAGGATCTATCGTCGAATCTGGAAATCACGAGGAGCTGATGAAAAAGCAAGGTCTTTATTACAGGCTTTATAACGTGAAACTTTCCGGATTGGACGTTTCCGTGGAAAAATAA
- a CDS encoding formylglycine-generating enzyme family protein yields the protein MKKDALYYGIFSALVAFILMIVTLVWEGIKGYQNEKKAFVVKKEEVVEVRDPMRFAGLKIINGVVDGAPMVLVSEGTFVMGSPPVESDPDESPQRTIFLNSFYMDLYEVTHGQYKNYLKAIVSDAKPVVPVFMDNPALITKDDQPVNGVSWTEARNYCQWAGKRLPTEAEWEKAARGERGLKWPWGNEWVDKAANVQGEEDGFKYTAPPGKFEKGRSPYGLYDMAGNIGEWVEDWYDGNYYLSGPFQNPRGPEKGKFKGYRGGSWDDGSMNVRTAKRFQAAPHQTSAVIGFRCAKDL from the coding sequence ATGAAAAAAGACGCACTCTATTACGGGATTTTTTCTGCCCTGGTTGCATTCATTCTAATGATTGTGACGCTGGTGTGGGAGGGAATCAAAGGGTATCAAAACGAGAAAAAAGCTTTCGTGGTTAAAAAAGAGGAAGTCGTGGAGGTTCGTGACCCCATGCGTTTTGCGGGATTAAAAATAATCAATGGGGTTGTAGATGGGGCGCCCATGGTTCTTGTATCAGAAGGAACCTTTGTTATGGGAAGTCCTCCCGTGGAGAGTGATCCCGATGAAAGTCCCCAAAGAACGATTTTTTTGAACTCATTCTATATGGATCTTTACGAGGTTACTCATGGCCAGTATAAAAATTATTTAAAAGCCATTGTGTCGGATGCAAAACCGGTCGTTCCGGTTTTTATGGACAATCCCGCTTTGATTACAAAGGATGATCAGCCTGTTAACGGGGTTTCGTGGACCGAAGCCCGTAACTATTGTCAATGGGCGGGCAAAAGGCTCCCCACTGAAGCGGAATGGGAAAAGGCCGCCCGTGGCGAGCGGGGCTTGAAATGGCCGTGGGGAAACGAATGGGTGGACAAAGCGGCAAATGTTCAGGGGGAAGAGGATGGGTTTAAATATACCGCGCCTCCGGGAAAGTTTGAAAAAGGGAGGAGTCCCTACGGCCTTTATGATATGGCCGGGAATATCGGGGAGTGGGTTGAAGACTGGTATGATGGAAATTATTACCTGTCCGGGCCGTTTCAAAATCCCAGGGGGCCTGAAAAGGGCAAGTTTAAGGGATACCGGGGGGGAAGCTGGGATGATGGATCAATGAACGTCAGGACGGCGAAAAGATTTCAGGCGGCGCCCCATCAGACCAGCGCTGTGATCGGGTTTCGGTGCGCAAAGGATTTATAA